From the Kribbella sp. CA-293567 genome, the window CATCTCCAGCGTTCGCGGATGCACCACACAAGCGCGCGAGGTGTTCGCACCGGCCGCCAGCCGGTCGACCACCACGACCTCGTGACCGCGGTCGACCAGACCGACGGCCAGCGCCAGCCCGACCGGACCGGCTCCCACGATCACCACGTCAGCCCGCTTCGGCATCATCCCGGCCCACCCTCTCAGTCAAAGTCAACAACCGTTGGCCAACGCTTGTTGACTTCAACAGTAGGGCGATCCGGCGAGCAGGTCAACAGGTGTTGACCTAGGATGGCGCCATGACAGCAGGCGATTCCCGGCCGACCACGCAGACCGGCGTACCGGCTCGCGGCAAGCGCTCGGGAGACCAGACCCGGGCGACGATCCTGACGGCGGCGCGGGAGCGGTTCGCCGCCGACGGGTACGAACGGGCGACCATCCGGGCGATCGCGGCGGACGCGGCGATCGATCCGGCGATGGTCATGCGGTACTTCGGCACCAAGGAGAAGCTGTTCGCGGCGGCGGCTGAGTTCGATCTCCGACTCCCCGACCTGAGCGGACTACCGCGAGAGCAGGTCGGCGCGGCCCTCACCAACCACTTCCTCGACCGGTGGGAGGACGACGAGTCGCTCAAGGCACTGCTCCGCGCCAGCGTCACCAACGAGGTCGCGGCCGACCGCATGCGGCAGCTTTTCGCCGAGCAACTCGGCCCGATGATCTCCACCCTGGCCGACCCGGCGACCGCGGCGACCCGCGCCGGTCTGGTCGCCACTCAAGCCCTCGGCTTCGCGCTCTGCCGCTACGTCCTCGCGCTGCCACCGGTGGCAGCGCTCAGCCGCGAGGAAGCGGTCGCCTGGCTCGGGCCGACGATCACCCGCTATCTGACCGGCAGCCTCAGCGACTGAACTTGGAGCGCCGGCGTTTCGCGTCCTGCAGGAAGATCCAGGCCAGCGCGGCACCGGTGACGAAACCCCCGAGGTGGCCCTGCCAGGAGATGTTCGGGACGGCGAACGAGATCACCGCGGTGATCGCCACGTAGACGAGGATCCAGGTCGTCTCCAGACCCCGGGCCTTGCTGATCACCAGCAGCGCGCCCACCAGGCCCAGCACCGCGCCGGAGGCGCCGAGAGTCGGCCGGACGGGGCTGCTCAGCAGCCAGACCGCAACGCCGCCGCCGAGCGCTGACAGCAGGTAGAGCGCGGCGAACCTGAACCGGCCGAGCATGTGTTCCAACTGCGGACCGACCTGGAACAACATGAACAGGTTCGAGAAGATGTGGAAGATCGCCACGTGCGTGAACGCCGACGTGAGCAGCCGCCACGGCTCCGACTGCACCAGGAACGGGTAGAGCACCAGATCGCTGAGCAGCCGGTCGCTGCCGCTCTGCACGGCGATGAAGACCAGCACGTTCAACGCGAGCATCACGTAGGTGACGACCGGCGTGTTGCCGCGCGCCGCGACACCACCGAGCGACGTACGGGTCTTGGGGACCGACTTCACGCCCTCGTTGAAGCACGACGGGCACTGGAAGCCGACCGCCGCGCTGTTCATACAGGACGGGCAGATCGGCTTCTCACAGCGCTGGCAGCGGACTCCTGCCGGTCGATCCGGGTGCCGGTAGCAGACGGTCTCGATCACGCCAGGTCCTCCGCTGTGGGGAAAGATGCAGGCCGGCCACCTTCCGGCGGCCGGCCCACGGTGACTCGGATCAGACGGTCTTGCGCTCGATCTTGACGCTGTTGATCACGATCGGCTCGGTCGGCCGGTCGCCCGCCGTGGTGTCGGCGGTGGCGATCGCGTCCACGATCTTCTTCGAGTCCTCGTCGACGACCTCGCCGAAGATGGTGTGCTTGCGGTTCAGGTGCGGGGTCGGGACCACGGTCACGAAGAACTGCGACCCGTTGGTGCCCTTGCCGAACTGGATCCCGGCGTTGGCCATCGCCAGCAGGTACGGCCGGTCGAACTGGAGCTCCGGGTGGATCTCGTCGTCGAAGCTGTAGCCCGGCGAGCCGGTGCCGGTGCCGAGCGGGCAGCCGCCCTGGATCATGAATCCGTCGATCACCCGGTGGAAGCCGAGGCCGTCGTAGAAGCGCGCGGTGCTCGCCTCGCCCGTGGTCGGGTCGGTCCACTCCTTCGTGCCCTCGGCCAGACCGACGAAGTTCTGCACCGTCTTCGGGGCGTGATCGGGGAACAGCTTGATGACGACATCGCCCTTCGTCGTCTGCAGCGTCGCGAACAGTTCTTCGGCCACGAGATACTCCTCATCGGTTACGGCTTACGGCAACGATCCTGTCATGGCCCACAAAATCGGCCGTCAGGGGGATCTCAGGGGCGGCTGACCCGTTTATCGACTGGGTACGTCGTACGATGCAGATGAAGCCAGATTTGTCCAGAAGTCGTAATCGAAGCGTCCATGGAGGAACCGTGGGTTTGTTGAAGTCCAAGGGCCGGGTCGAGACCGCGAAGGACAAGGTCCGTCCGCTGGCCGAGTCCGCCGTGGGCAGCGCACGGGACCGCGTGTCGCCGTACGCCGAAAAAGCCGTGGAGCGAGTCTCGCCGTACGCCGAGAAGGCGGTCGAGCGTGGCGCCAACGTCGCCCACGCGGCCGTGGAGAAGGCCGGGCCGGTGATCGACGACGCGCTCCGCAAGGTGGGTCCAGCCACCGAGCACGCCGCCGAGAAGGCCCGTGAGCGCTTCAACGACGACCTGCTGCCGAAGGTGACCGCCGCGCTCGCGACGCTGGCCGCCGCGGCCGAGCCGGTCATCGAGGAGAGCTCGCGCCGGGGCCGGGCCACGGCAGCCGCGCTGAAGGGCGAGATCGAGGTACCGAAGAAGAGCCACAAGCTGCGCAAGGTGGTCCTCTTCCTCGGCTTCGGCGCCCTCGCTGCCGCGGCAGTGAAGAAGCTGCTGACTCCGCCGGAGCCGGCCTGGCAGTCGACGCCGACCAGCGGCCGCGACTACAGCTCCGCCCCAGCCGGTACGACGTCGCGCCCGGCCGCCGACAAGCCGGCCGCTGCCGCGCCGAAGGCCGAGTCGGCCGACACCTCGGCCGTCAACGGGTCTGCCAACGGCAAGACCGTGGACGCGAAGGCGGAGACCGACGCCAAGACCGACGAGGCGGCCAAGGCCTCCTCGAACGGCGCCGCGAAGAAGACCAGCACCACCCGGAAGTCGACGGAGACCAAGCCGACCGACTCCTGATGACCGGCGGGCCGCACCGGCTCGCCGATCCCGTGACGACGAAGGCCGCGATCCTCAGGTGGAGGTCGCGGCCTTCGTTCGTCGTGGCAACTGCTCGGCGCCGGCGGTCAGTTCGCCGTGGGCTCCGCGGAGTCCTCGTCGTGCCGGTCCGGGCGGGAATTGGGGAGCCGGCCGGCCGACAGCAGCTGCGTGGCGTAGCGGTGGGTGATGCACGGATAGCTGCCGCCGCACTCGCGGCAGACGGCGTCGTTGCGGTGCAACCAGGGCAGAACGCCGAAGCGTTTGATCCAGGTCAGTGGCTCGCGGTCCGGCGCGTGCAGCTGAAGGGCCGAGCGGGCGGCGTCCTGGATCTCTGGCGCGGACCACTCTTCGGCGCTCTTGTCCATCAGCTGGCTCAGGTCGTCGTCGTGAGGCGCTGAGCTGGACGAGGGGTGAGTCATCTCTTCGGTCTCCGGGCAGGTCGGGGCGGAACCAGGATGCGACCGCGGGCAGCGGCGAACGGACCGGAGCTCTTGGCCTGGTGGGTGATCGAACTCGTGTCAGCCCGATTGCACACCGCGACATTAGCGCTTGGCCGGCCGACGGCGGTCATCGGTAGGGCCGGTCCGGAGACTTCTTTACGCTGCGGCCCGAACTTCTTCACGGATTGTTCAGAGCCAGCTGGTTTCGAGCGTGACCCGCGCCTCCAGCTCGAGCAGGTGCCGCTTGGCCGGGATCCCGCCGCCGAAGCCGACCATCTTGCCGCCCGCCCCGACCACCCGATGACACGGCACAACCACCGCGATCGGGTTGCGGTTGCAGGCCACCCCGACCGCGCGAGCGGCGCCCGGGTCACCGAGCGCCTTGGCGATGTCGCCGTAGGTCTGCATCTCGCCGTACGGGATCTGCTTGAGCCGCTCCCAGACCGCACGCTCGAACTGCGACCCGCTCCGCACCGACAGCGGCAGGTCGAACGCGGTCAGCTCACCGGCGAAGTACCCCTGCAGTTGCTTCCCCGCGGCCAGCAGCAACTCGTCGCGTGACCGCTCCGGGCCGAGCTCGACGGCACCGAACCGCAGCCGGCACAGACCGTCGTCGTCGACCGCCACGGACAGGTCCCCTATCGGAGAATCGAACACAGACCAGCGCATCGGGCCATCGTCCCGCCCGGGACCGACACTTTCCAGACCGTACGCAAGGTTCGGGTCCGATCACTGTCGGTGTGCTATTCCTGGTTTTCCTCTTCTTTCCCAGGGGGTGCGGATGACCGCTCAGCCACCGATGGACCGATGGTTCAGCTCCGAGCAGGCGATGGGCCTGGGCGCCTCGGTGCTGATCGGCGTGGTCACGGTGCTGGGCTGGGCCACCGCATGGTCCGACTGGTACTCCTACCGCACCCTGCTGCTGTACGCCGACGACGAGCGCCGGCTCGACCAGGCCGACCTGATCTCCGGCCTGTTCGGCATCGTCGCCGCGCTCGCGCTGCTGGCCGCCGCCGTGGTCTTCATCGTCTGGCTCTGGCGGGTCCGCTGGAACGCGGAGATGTTCTGCCGCGGCGAGCACCGGCTGACCCGCGGCTGGGTGCTCGGCAGCTGGATCTGCCCGGTGGTGAACCTCTGGTACCCGAAGTGGGTGATGGACGACGTGGTCGCGGCCAGCGACCCGCGCACCCCCGCTCACGTCCTGAGTCTGCGCGGTATCCCCGGCACCCGGCTGGTCTGGGCCTGGTGGCTCACCTGGGTGGTCGGGCTGGTGCTGGACAACGTCGCCCAGCGCAGCGTCCTGGACGGTGAGCCGCAGCTTTCCGAACTCCGGACGAACGCTGTGATGTCCTTCATCTCGGCCCTCAGTACGTCGGTCGCGGCAGTACTGGCAGTGATCCTGATCCAGCGCGTCAACGAGCTCCAGCTGCACCGGCCCTGGACTCCCTGGTGGTCCCGGGACCAGGCGGATTTCCCGCTCGGCCGCGGTTTCCCACC encodes:
- a CDS encoding TetR/AcrR family transcriptional regulator, with translation MTAGDSRPTTQTGVPARGKRSGDQTRATILTAARERFAADGYERATIRAIAADAAIDPAMVMRYFGTKEKLFAAAAEFDLRLPDLSGLPREQVGAALTNHFLDRWEDDESLKALLRASVTNEVAADRMRQLFAEQLGPMISTLADPATAATRAGLVATQALGFALCRYVLALPPVAALSREEAVAWLGPTITRYLTGSLSD
- a CDS encoding rhomboid family intramembrane serine protease, translating into MIETVCYRHPDRPAGVRCQRCEKPICPSCMNSAAVGFQCPSCFNEGVKSVPKTRTSLGGVAARGNTPVVTYVMLALNVLVFIAVQSGSDRLLSDLVLYPFLVQSEPWRLLTSAFTHVAIFHIFSNLFMLFQVGPQLEHMLGRFRFAALYLLSALGGGVAVWLLSSPVRPTLGASGAVLGLVGALLVISKARGLETTWILVYVAITAVISFAVPNISWQGHLGGFVTGAALAWIFLQDAKRRRSKFSR
- a CDS encoding peptidylprolyl isomerase; this translates as MAEELFATLQTTKGDVVIKLFPDHAPKTVQNFVGLAEGTKEWTDPTTGEASTARFYDGLGFHRVIDGFMIQGGCPLGTGTGSPGYSFDDEIHPELQFDRPYLLAMANAGIQFGKGTNGSQFFVTVVPTPHLNRKHTIFGEVVDEDSKKIVDAIATADTTAGDRPTEPIVINSVKIERKTV
- a CDS encoding methylated-DNA--[protein]-cysteine S-methyltransferase, translated to MAVDDDGLCRLRFGAVELGPERSRDELLLAAGKQLQGYFAGELTAFDLPLSVRSGSQFERAVWERLKQIPYGEMQTYGDIAKALGDPGAARAVGVACNRNPIAVVVPCHRVVGAGGKMVGFGGGIPAKRHLLELEARVTLETSWL
- a CDS encoding DUF4328 domain-containing protein — its product is MTAQPPMDRWFSSEQAMGLGASVLIGVVTVLGWATAWSDWYSYRTLLLYADDERRLDQADLISGLFGIVAALALLAAAVVFIVWLWRVRWNAEMFCRGEHRLTRGWVLGSWICPVVNLWYPKWVMDDVVAASDPRTPAHVLSLRGIPGTRLVWAWWLTWVVGLVLDNVAQRSVLDGEPQLSELRTNAVMSFISALSTSVAAVLAVILIQRVNELQLHRPWTPWWSRDQADFPLGRGFPPPTG